CATGGAAATGAGCGCCGACGGCAGCATCGGCACCAACCCCAACGGCTTCGACCGCGAGACCGGCTACGGCCGCCTGGACGCCGGCAAGATGGCCGAGATGCTCACCGACTGCGCCAAGCTGCCTGAGAAGGGCGCCAACGTGCATGTGAATATCTCCTATGCCAACGGCCAGGGCACGCAGAAGGGCATCCTGGGTGACGTCATCCTGCGCGGCCAGGGCATGCGCGCCGGTGCCAGCGATGACGCCACCCCGCTGTACCTGAGCCCCACCGACGACAACGGCGACGTCCGCTTCAGCGAGATCAAACCCGGCACCTACGACATGTACGTCGCCGGACCCGACGTGAGCGTCACCGGCGGCTCGAACGACACGCGCGGCACCTTCGTCGGTACCGTCACCGCCACCAGCGGCAGCACGTACTACACCCCAGACCAGACGCGCATCATCCTGCCCGCCACGTTCGTGGATCTGAACCCCACCGATCCCTACGAACCCAACGACTCGGAAGCCCAGGCCGCCACGATCACCTACGGGCAGACCACCCAGCAGGCGTACATCTACGGCCAGCCTCAGGACTTCGACTACTTCAAGTTCACCGGCGCCACCGGCGATCAGATCAAGGCCGAAATGCTGGCTGCTGGCCAGATCGGCGGCAAGCTTGACGCCTTCCTGTTCCTCCTCGACTCCACCGGCAAGGTCCTCGCCTCGAACGATGACCGCGGCAATCCACGCATCGACAGCGACTCTGAAATCAACTTCACGCTGCCGGCTGCCGGTACGTACTACCTGGTGGCGACCTCCTACGAGATTGCCAGCGACGCGAACGACGACAGCCCCTTCAACAAGTACAAGCTGAAACTCAGCAAGACCAACTAAGCTGCGGCAGTAGAAGGCCCCTGGGAGCGACCAGGGGCCTTCTACTGTGGTTAGCGTGCATCCGGGAAGCGCCCTGGTCCTACAACTTCAGTGTAGGGCGGTGAGAATGGTGTCGATCACGCCCTGTAGCGTCAAAGGCCCGGTGTCGATGACGCGGGCATCCGGGGCGGGGGCGCTCTGGGTGGTGTCCAGGCGGTCGCGTTCGGTCAGGGCGGCCTCGATGGCGGGGATGTCCTCGGGGCGCTCACGCGCGCGGCGCTCGGCGCGGACGCGGGCGCTGGCGGTCAGGTAGAACTTGTGCGGCGCGTGCGGGAAGACGTTGGTGCCCATGTCACGTCCCTCGGCGACGAGGGGGGCGGGGAGGGCGCGCAGCTGGGCGTCCACCCACTCACGGATTTCCGGGAGGGCAGCCACGACGCTGACGCCGGTGTCCACGCGGGTACTGTGCAGGTCGGCGGTCAGGTCGGTGTCTGCGTTCCAGACGCGGTTGCCGCTGGCGAGGGGTTCCAGACGCACCTCGCCAAGCAGGGGCAGCAGGGCGGGGGCGTCGGCGAGGTCGACCCCGGCGGTCAGGCCGAGGAGGGTCACGGCGCGGTACAGCAGGCCGCTGCTGACATAGGGCACGCCGAGGGCCTGCGCGACGCCGGAGGACACGCTGGATTTTCCGCTGGCGGCGACGCCATCAATGGTCACGATCATCAACTGGACAGTCTACCGCGCCACTCCCTGCTTCTGCCTGCGGTGCACCCTTCGGGTGACGCGCCGCGCACGGGGACCGCTAGACTGTCACGGACCATGAAACATGCTGCTCTGATCCTCACGGCCCTGCTGGCCCTGACCGCCTGCCAGAAGAAGGACGACGCGACCACGACCGACACGAAGACGGACACGGCCGCGACGGACACCACCCCTGCCACCGAGACGCCCACCACGGACACCAAGGCCGACACCACGCCCGCCGTGACAGAACCCGGCGCGGTCCCCGCCGGGTACACCGAGGTGCCGTTCCTGACCACCGAACCCAAGCGCGAATTCAAGGCCGAGCCGGACATGGCCCTGACCGAAGGCAAGGACTACTACGCGCTGATCGACACGAGCAGGGGGCAGATCCTCGCGGACCTGTACGAGCAGGAGACGCCCGTCACGGTGAACAACTTCGTGTTCCTGGCCCGCAACCACTACTTCGACGGCATCCGCTTCCACCGCGTGATCGACGGGTTCATGGCGCAGACCGGCGACCCCAAGAGCGTGGACGAGGCGAAGAAGGCCGAGTGGGGCACCGGCGGCCCCGGCTACCAGTTCGCGGACGAGTTCCGCCAGAAGCTGACGTTCAACAGCGGCGGCATCCTCGCCATGGCCAACAGCGGCCCCGCCACGAACGGCAGCCAGTTCTTCATCACCTTCGAACCGACCGACTTCCTGAACGGCAAGCACACCATTTTCGGGAAGGTCGTGACCGGCGACGACCTGCTGCCGAAACTGACCCGCACCATGGACCAGAACAACAGTGAAGTGGCGGGCGCGGTCGCCGACCAGATCCTGACCGTGCGCATCCTGACCAAGGGCTGAAGTCCCGTTTCCTGGCGGCGCGCTTCCCGTGCGGGCGGCGCGCCGCTTCAACGTCTACAGTTCCAGATCCGTGGGGGTCGTGGAGTGCGCGGGAATGGCGGTCAGCAGGACCTCGTACTTGCCGGTCACGAACACCTTGAAGTCGTGCTTCTGGAGGCCGCGCCGGGCGTTGGTGACGTCGGCGGCGAGCAGGCTCAGGTCCGGGCGGGCGTAGTTGCGCATCCGCGCGCCGTACGAGAGGGTGCCGTCCCGGTAGCGGGCGTTCGGGTACCCGAGGATCAGGCCGCCGCCGGGCGTCAGGTGGTGGCGGCGCAGCGTGGAGAGCAGCACGTCCTGCCGCACGCCGGGGCTCTGGAGGAGGCTCAGGGCGAGGATCAGGTCGAAGCGGCCCAGGTCCGGGGGCAGGGCGTTCACGTCCGCCGCATGGATGGTCGCCTGGGGATGGCGGGCGCGGGCGGCCTGCGCGGCGGCCGGGTCGAGGTCCACGCCCACCACCTCGAAGGTGCGGTCCGGGAAGGCCAGCGGCAGGGCGTCCAGTTCATGCCCGGCGTTCACGCCCAGCGCCAGCACCCGCCCGCCCTGGGGGGGATTCACGCGGCGCAGCGCCTCGACGAACGTCGCCAGGAAGACGGGGTCCTCCAGCTTGTTCACGCGGGCCCAGTCGCCGTCCGGGCCGTACCCGGCGTGATCCGGGTCGCGGGCGGGGGCGTGGGCGCGCAGGGTCAGGCGCACCCGACCCTCCCCGGCCCGGTCCGGGGTCAGGAGGTGCGCGCCGAGCAGGTCCGCGAGGTCCGTCCAGGTGCTCCAGGGGCGGTGCGTGCCGTGCGGGGTCCCCTCGCCCGCGTAGCGACCCAGGCCCGCGTCGGGGTCGGGCACCTCGAAGGTCACCTCGCCCGCCGCGCGCAGCCGGTCACGCACGGCGGGCAGGAGGACGCTCATGGGTTCGGTCGTGAAGCGCACCGGCCCGTCAGTACCCGTGGTGCTTGACGACCGCGCCCTGTCCTTCCAGCCAGCGGGTGACGACGCCCACGGCGGCCTTCACGCCGGTCGTGATGATCGGGCCGCCGAACTTGGCGAGGCGCACGAGGTGCGTGCCGTCCTCGCGGGCGGTGATGCCGATCAATACCTCCTGGGTCAGTTCGCCCTCGACGACGTGCGCCAGGACGACCCAGCCGTCGCGGCGCAGTCCGGCGTACAGGTCGAGCAGGATGACCGTCCACGCGCCGCCTTCCTCCGCGCCTCGGCTGCCGGGGTTGCGTTCGGTGACCTTCTCGAAGGTCTGGGGGCCAAAGGTGTCGGGCAGGGTCAGGACGGCGTGGGGCACGGTGGTGGGGTCCTCCGGGTAGGGCGTGGTCGGCCCGTGCGGGACGGGCTGGTGGGCGGTGGGGATGAAACGGGCGTGGTTGACGCCCAGGCCGAGGTCACGCCACTTCAGGGCGTACTTGGTCTCCAGCGCGGCGGCGGGCGGATCGGTGCGTTCGACGCGCATGACGCCGCTGGCCCCGGCCTGCTCGCACGCGAACTCGAAGTACTCGTCGTGGTCGGTGGTCAGGAGGATCATCCCGCCGGGTTTCAGGCGGCTGGCGGCCAGGCGGAAGAACGGGACGCGCAGGAGACGGTGGTCGGTGTGTCCGGCCTTGGGCCAGGGGTCGGGGAAGTTCACGACGATCAGGTCCAGGCCCGCGTGCGGGATGACGGACCGCACGAGGACGTCGGCGGGCATCTTCGTGAGGATCGCGTTGTCCAGGCCCGCGTCCCGCAGGCGGCGGTGCGCCTTCAGGAGCGACACGCCGGAGAGTTCCACGCCGAGGTAGTTGGGCGCCTCGGGGAAGGTCGCGGCGAAGTGCGGCCAGAAGCGCCCGTCGCCGAAGCCGACCTCCAGCACCCAGGGGCGGTCCGGGGTGTCCGGGTACAGGCGCGCGGCGCTGTCGGGGAACTGGAAGTCGCCGAGGCGGGCGATCATGCGCGCCCCCCGGTCAGGTCGGCCAGCAGGTCGTCGGCGAGGCAGGCCGCGTCACGCAGCACGCTGCCGTAGGTGTGCTCGCCGGGCGTGCACTGGCCCAGCATCCGCACGCGGTCCAGGCGGTTCACGCGGAAGCCGTCGAGTTCGCTGGGGGCGGGCGTCAGGAAGCGCACGTCGTACGGCGGCTCGACGCCTTCACCCTCGGCGCGGCGTTCCGTCCCGATCAGCCAGATGCCGCTGGCGGTCAGGTCGTCCGCGAGGAAGTCGTACGCGACCTCGCTGAGACGCCCGGCCTCGTCCATGGTGTCCCCCACGAGCAGGCGGCCCTTCAGAAACGCGCCGACGGCCAGCACGCCCAGCCGCGCGTGCAGTTTCGGGCCCTCCCAGGTGGACAGCACGATCTGGGTGTCCTCCTCGTCCAGCGCGGTGACGGTGCTCTGCAACAGGTGAATGCCGCTCGTCTCCTCCACGCGGGCCTTCAGGTGCCGGTGGAACGTCCAGCCGTCCGTGTCGGGGTGCAGCGCGGCGCGCACCTCCTCGAACAGACTGCCGTCCGGGAACGTCACGCCCGCCGTGGTCGGCTGGTACAGGTTCCCCAGGTGATCGAGCGCCTGAGACACCAGCAGCACGTCCAGTCCCGCGCGGGCCAGGCGCCACGCCAGCTCGGTGCCCGCCAGTCCGGCACCGACCACGGCCACGTCATACAGATGCCCCGGTTGCGGGCGACTTCTCGGAGAGGGCGAACCAAACATCACCCTCCAGTGTAACTTCCGGGGGTATGGGTCGTGGGCTGTGGGCTGTAGGAAATGCCCTGACCCACGTCCTACACCCCACACCCCTTACCCTGGAGCGCATGTCCGACGACGTCCCCTCGAACAGTGGTTTCGCGTTCCGGTCGCAGGTGCGCGCGGGTGGGGAGCGGGTGCTGGCGTTCCTGTCGCGCGAGTACCGGCATTCGGACGCGGCGACGTGGGCCGCGAGGCTGGCGGCGGGTGAGGTGGAGGTGCGGGGCGTCGCCGCGCGGGGGGATGAGGTGCTGCGCGCCGGGGACGTGGTCGTGTGGCACCGCCCCCCGTGGCGGGAGGAGGCGGTCCCGCTGGACTACGCGGTGCTGCTGGAGGACGACGCGCTGGTCGCGGTGAGTAAGCCGTCCGGGCTGCCGACCCTGCCGGGCGCGGGGTTCCTGACGCACACGCTGCTCACGCAGGTGCGGCTGCGGTATCCGGGGGCCAGTCCGCTGCACCGGCTGGGGCGCGGCACGAGCGGCGTGGTGCTGTTCGCCCGGACCGGGTCGGCGGGCGCGGCGCTGTCCCGCGCGTGGCGGGAGCACGAGGTGGGGAAGGTGTACCGCGCGCTGGGCTCGGGCGCGCCGGACTGGGACACGCTGGACATTCAGACGCCCATCGGGCCGGTGCCGCACCCGCGCCTGGGCACGGTGTTCGCCGCCAGCGCGGACGGGAAGGCGTCGCGCAGCGTGGCGACGGTGCGCGAACGCCGCGCCGGGCAGACGCTGTTCGACGTGGCGATCCACACCGGCCGCCCCCACCAGATCCGCATTCACCTCGCCGCCGCCGGGCACCCCCTGGTGGGCGACCCGCTGTACGGCCCGGGCGGCCTCCCACTGCCCGATCTGCCGGGCCTGCCGGGCGACCTGGGGTACCTGCTGCACGCCTGGACGCTGCACTTCACGCACCCCGTCACGGGAGAGGCCGTGCGGGTGGAGGCCCCGCCGCCGGATGCACTGGACGCCGGACGGGACGCCCGGGGTGGCCCGTCAATGATCTGACGTGTCAGAGCGGGGAGAGTTCAGACAGGGCATGATGTCACCATGTCGCGCGACCCTCAGCTTCCCACCCGCCAGGCTGTGTGGCGGGCTGCGGTGCGCGACAGTCTGCTCGGGTCGTCCGGGTGGGTGGTCACGCTGTTCGTGCTGACGCTGCCGTCAGCCGCGCTGAACACCATCGTCATTCAGGACGCCGCCCGGCACCAGCAGGCGCTGCTGATCCTGGCCGACACCCGCACGGCGGCGCTGGCCCTGAACGCCGTGGAATGGCAGGCGCGGCAGCGCGGGGCGGTAACCCCCGACCTGCGCCGCGAGGCGAACGTCAGCCTGGAGGAACTGAGCCGCTTCACCGCGCAGCTCAAACGCCTGAGCCGCGAGGACCTGCTGCTCAGTCACCTGCACCCGCACGAGAGCCAGCAGGAGAACCTGGTGCAGCACATCGCGGACTACACGGGCGCCGTGCAGCAGATCCTGACGCTGATCGAGCGGGGGCAGACTCAGGCGGCCGCGCAGCTGGACGTCCTGCAGGTCGACCCGACCCTCTGGACGCTGCGGGAACAGGTCCGCGTCCTGCGGGCCGTCGAGACGGACACGGTGAGCGTCGGGCAGCGGCTGATTCTGCTGCTCACCGCCCTGAGTGCGCTGGGGGCGCTGCTGACGGCCGCGCTGCTCTCCACGCGCCTGCACCGCAGCCTGCAGCAGACCCGCGACTGGCACGCCGAGGCACAGCGGCAGCGGGAACGGGAGGAACGCGACTCCATGACCGGCCTGTGGAACCGCCAGGGGCTGCAGCGCCGCTTCACGCTGGCGCAGGCCGCCGGGCCGCTCAGCGTGGCGGTCCTGGATCTCAACCGCCTGAAGGCCATCAATGACCTGGGCGGGCACGGGGCGGGCGACGCGTACCTGCAGCGGGTCGCGCGGGCCCTGCATGGCGTGACCGCGCAGGGCGGCACGGCCGCGCGGGTGGGGGGTGACGAGTTCGCGCTGCTGCTGCCGGCGTCCAGTGACGCGCAGGCCCTGCACCTGCTGGAGCAGCTGTCCCTGGACCTGCAGCAGTCCGGGGACACGCTGCCGCCCTTCGCGTTCGGGGTGACGCAGGTGACGGCTGTCACGTCGCTGGACCGGGTGCTGGCCCTGGCGGACGCGGCCATGTACGAGCACAAGGAGCAGCAGCGCGCGGATCTGGGCAGCACCCGACTGGGCCCCAGCGTGGAGGAGTTCACCAGTCGCCTCGAGCAGCTGGAAACCCCGCAGGCCGTGCTGGACGAGGGGCTGCGGCTCGCGCGGGACATGCTGGGCTTTCACGGCAGCACCTACGTGGAGCGGCGCGGCGAGCAGTTCATGGTGGTCCGCCTGGAGGGCGAGATTCCGGCCGAGATGCTGGTCCGGCGTGACCAGCCGGTCCAGGGGGAGCGCGGCCTGATGACTGACGTGCTGACGCACAGCGTGACCCGCTGGAGCAACGACTACCCTGCGGAGCCGTACGTGCTGACCAGCTGGCTGGAAGCCGGCCTGAAGAGCGTGCTGCTGGTCCCGGTGCGTTACGGGGGGCGGGTGATGGGCGTGATCAGCCTGCTGCACTTCGGGACGTGGCGGGTGATCACCCCGCAGGCCCGGCGCCTGACGGAGGCGCTGGCGTCCCGGCTGGGGCACACCTTCGAGCAGCAGGCGGCGCTGGAGCAGTTGCGGCGCGCGGTGCAGGGGGGCCTGCTGGCGCTGGGCGCGGCGCTGGAGGAACGCGACTTGGAGACGGCGGGGCACACCGAGCGGGTGGTGGCGCTCGCCGAGATGCTCGGCACGCGCCTGGGGCTGGCGGAGACGGACCTGCACGCGCTGCAGCAGGGCGCGTCGCTGCATGACATTGGAAAGCTGGCCATTCCGGACGCGATCCTGCTCAAGCCGGGTCCGCTGGATGAGCACGAGTGGTCGGTGATGCAGGACCATGCGGCGCGCGGTTTCGAGATCGCGCACCGCCTGCAGGGGCTGATGCCGGCCACGCTGAACGTGATCCGGCACCACCACGAGCACTGGGACGGGAGCGGCTATCCGGACGGCCTGAGCGGCGAGCAGATTCCGCTGGCGGCGCGGATCTTCGCGGTCTGTGACGTGTACGACGCCCTGACTCACCCGCGACCGTACAAGGCCGCGTGGACGCACGAGCAGGCGATCGAGGAAATCCGGGCGCGCTGCGGATCGCATTTCGACCCGCGGGTCGTGGAGGCCTTCCTCGCCCTGGTGGATTCGGGCAGCGTGGCGCGGCTTCAGCGGACAGGCGCACCATCGGGAGCCCTGCGCTCCTGACGGCACGCCGTCCCGGCGGTCCACGCCCAGCGCAGTTCTCCGAATGGAGGCATCACAGCGGTGTCCAGCTCCAGTGAAGGGCCAACAGCACGCCCTTCAACTCCACTTTCAACCGCTGATGGCGGCGGGTCCTTGCGCTGCTCGTTTCAGGGAGACTGAGAAAACCCCTCAGTCTCCCTGAACACCGCGGTCAGACCAACAGACGTCCGATGCCTCCATTCTCTGCCTCGCAGCTGTCCCAGTCTGTCCTGCTCAACCACATTCACTCGCTCCGTTCGGCCCTGGGGAGCAGATCTTTACGGTAAGTGCTCTACCCCTCTTCCCGTGCCGTGAGCACTCTGCGGCGCAGCTCTGCGGTCAGATCTCCTGCAGGGGCAGCGCGGCCAGCCATTCGGGGACCTCGTCCGGGGGGTAGGTGTCGAACACCAGTCGCGTCAGGGACACGAGGGGGTAGCCCTGGAGGTCGCCGCCGTCGGCGCGGCGGTCCACGATGCAGGCGATGCCCACGCAGCGGGCCCCGGCGGCCTCGGCGGCGCGCACGGCCTTCAGGACGCTCCCGCCGGTCGTGAGGACGTC
The sequence above is drawn from the Deinococcus sedimenti genome and encodes:
- a CDS encoding FAD-dependent oxidoreductase, producing MFGSPSPRSRPQPGHLYDVAVVGAGLAGTELAWRLARAGLDVLLVSQALDHLGNLYQPTTAGVTFPDGSLFEEVRAALHPDTDGWTFHRHLKARVEETSGIHLLQSTVTALDEEDTQIVLSTWEGPKLHARLGVLAVGAFLKGRLLVGDTMDEAGRLSEVAYDFLADDLTASGIWLIGTERRAEGEGVEPPYDVRFLTPAPSELDGFRVNRLDRVRMLGQCTPGEHTYGSVLRDAACLADDLLADLTGGRA
- a CDS encoding sensor domain-containing diguanylate cyclase/phosphohydrolase, with amino-acid sequence MSRDPQLPTRQAVWRAAVRDSLLGSSGWVVTLFVLTLPSAALNTIVIQDAARHQQALLILADTRTAALALNAVEWQARQRGAVTPDLRREANVSLEELSRFTAQLKRLSREDLLLSHLHPHESQQENLVQHIADYTGAVQQILTLIERGQTQAAAQLDVLQVDPTLWTLREQVRVLRAVETDTVSVGQRLILLLTALSALGALLTAALLSTRLHRSLQQTRDWHAEAQRQREREERDSMTGLWNRQGLQRRFTLAQAAGPLSVAVLDLNRLKAINDLGGHGAGDAYLQRVARALHGVTAQGGTAARVGGDEFALLLPASSDAQALHLLEQLSLDLQQSGDTLPPFAFGVTQVTAVTSLDRVLALADAAMYEHKEQQRADLGSTRLGPSVEEFTSRLEQLETPQAVLDEGLRLARDMLGFHGSTYVERRGEQFMVVRLEGEIPAEMLVRRDQPVQGERGLMTDVLTHSVTRWSNDYPAEPYVLTSWLEAGLKSVLLVPVRYGGRVMGVISLLHFGTWRVITPQARRLTEALASRLGHTFEQQAALEQLRRAVQGGLLALGAALEERDLETAGHTERVVALAEMLGTRLGLAETDLHALQQGASLHDIGKLAIPDAILLKPGPLDEHEWSVMQDHAARGFEIAHRLQGLMPATLNVIRHHHEHWDGSGYPDGLSGEQIPLAARIFAVCDVYDALTHPRPYKAAWTHEQAIEEIRARCGSHFDPRVVEAFLALVDSGSVARLQRTGAPSGALRS
- a CDS encoding peptidylprolyl isomerase, yielding MKHAALILTALLALTACQKKDDATTTDTKTDTAATDTTPATETPTTDTKADTTPAVTEPGAVPAGYTEVPFLTTEPKREFKAEPDMALTEGKDYYALIDTSRGQILADLYEQETPVTVNNFVFLARNHYFDGIRFHRVIDGFMAQTGDPKSVDEAKKAEWGTGGPGYQFADEFRQKLTFNSGGILAMANSGPATNGSQFFITFEPTDFLNGKHTIFGKVVTGDDLLPKLTRTMDQNNSEVAGAVADQILTVRILTKG
- the cmk gene encoding (d)CMP kinase → MIVTIDGVAASGKSSVSSGVAQALGVPYVSSGLLYRAVTLLGLTAGVDLADAPALLPLLGEVRLEPLASGNRVWNADTDLTADLHSTRVDTGVSVVAALPEIREWVDAQLRALPAPLVAEGRDMGTNVFPHAPHKFYLTASARVRAERRARERPEDIPAIEAALTERDRLDTTQSAPAPDARVIDTGPLTLQGVIDTILTALH
- a CDS encoding RluA family pseudouridine synthase, which translates into the protein MSDDVPSNSGFAFRSQVRAGGERVLAFLSREYRHSDAATWAARLAAGEVEVRGVAARGDEVLRAGDVVVWHRPPWREEAVPLDYAVLLEDDALVAVSKPSGLPTLPGAGFLTHTLLTQVRLRYPGASPLHRLGRGTSGVVLFARTGSAGAALSRAWREHEVGKVYRALGSGAPDWDTLDIQTPIGPVPHPRLGTVFAASADGKASRSVATVRERRAGQTLFDVAIHTGRPHQIRIHLAAAGHPLVGDPLYGPGGLPLPDLPGLPGDLGYLLHAWTLHFTHPVTGEAVRVEAPPPDALDAGRDARGGPSMI
- the trmB gene encoding tRNA (guanine(46)-N(7))-methyltransferase TrmB gives rise to the protein MIARLGDFQFPDSAARLYPDTPDRPWVLEVGFGDGRFWPHFAATFPEAPNYLGVELSGVSLLKAHRRLRDAGLDNAILTKMPADVLVRSVIPHAGLDLIVVNFPDPWPKAGHTDHRLLRVPFFRLAASRLKPGGMILLTTDHDEYFEFACEQAGASGVMRVERTDPPAAALETKYALKWRDLGLGVNHARFIPTAHQPVPHGPTTPYPEDPTTVPHAVLTLPDTFGPQTFEKVTERNPGSRGAEEGGAWTVILLDLYAGLRRDGWVVLAHVVEGELTQEVLIGITAREDGTHLVRLAKFGGPIITTGVKAAVGVVTRWLEGQGAVVKHHGY
- a CDS encoding class I SAM-dependent methyltransferase; the encoded protein is MSVLLPAVRDRLRAAGEVTFEVPDPDAGLGRYAGEGTPHGTHRPWSTWTDLADLLGAHLLTPDRAGEGRVRLTLRAHAPARDPDHAGYGPDGDWARVNKLEDPVFLATFVEALRRVNPPQGGRVLALGVNAGHELDALPLAFPDRTFEVVGVDLDPAAAQAARARHPQATIHAADVNALPPDLGRFDLILALSLLQSPGVRQDVLLSTLRRHHLTPGGGLILGYPNARYRDGTLSYGARMRNYARPDLSLLAADVTNARRGLQKHDFKVFVTGKYEVLLTAIPAHSTTPTDLEL